Within Fusobacterium gonidiaformans ATCC 25563, the genomic segment TGTCTTTGTATCTTAGGAGAAAAAAGTCAAGAGAGTGTTAGAAAAAGCTTGGGAAATTTTAAAAGATATGATAGAATAAAACTAAAGTTTTTACCGTTTTATAGTCAAGAAAACTATGAAGCTCTTATCCAAAAATGCGATTTTAACTTTGTGCGTGGAGAGGATTCTTTTGCAAGAGCCTTACTCACAGGAAAGCCTTTTTTATGGCATATTTATCCTCAGGAGAATGATTTACACTTTCAGAAATTACAATCTTTTTTAGAAAAATATTGTCCGGAGAATAAAGCTTTACAAAATACTTTTTTTAGTTATAATAGAGAAGAAACAGATTATTCTTATTTTTGGGAACATTTTAAAGAAATTCGAGAGCAGAACGAAGAGTTTCGAGATTATATTCAAAAACATTGCAATTTAGGAATTAAATTAAAACAATTCATAGAAAATTTTTAGGAGGTAACACAATATGAAAATCGCTCAAGAGCTAAGAGCAGGAAGCACTATTAAAATCGGAAATGATCCTTTCGTTGTATTAAAGGCTGAATACAACAAATCAGGAAGAAACGCAGCTGTTGTAAAATTCAAAATGAAAAACTTAATCTCAGGAAATATCTCTGACTCTGTGTACAAAGCAGACGATAAAATGGATGATATTAAATTAGACAAAGTAAAAGCAATCTATTCATACAATGACGGATCTTTCTATGTATTCTCAAATCCTGAAACTTGGGAAAGTATTGAATTAAAAGGAGAAGATTTAGGAGACGCTTTAAATTACTTAGAAGAAGAAATGGAATTAGAAGTGGTATACTAT encodes:
- the efp gene encoding elongation factor P gives rise to the protein MKIAQELRAGSTIKIGNDPFVVLKAEYNKSGRNAAVVKFKMKNLISGNISDSVYKADDKMDDIKLDKVKAIYSYNDGSFYVFSNPETWESIELKGEDLGDALNYLEEEMELEVVYYESTPVAVEVPTFLERQIEYTEPGLRGDTSGKVMKPARINTGYEIQVPLFVEQGEWIKIDTRTNEYVERVKK